A genomic window from Silene latifolia isolate original U9 population chromosome Y, ASM4854445v1, whole genome shotgun sequence includes:
- the LOC141631836 gene encoding uncharacterized protein LOC141631836, with product MRAAQDRQKSYADLRRSDIEFAVGDKVLLKVSPMRGVVRFGKRGKLSQKFIGPYKILNRVGEVAYRLALFPALDRVHNVFHVSQLRKYVSDPSHVLEADMIKLDDALTYVETPKEILDRKIKKTRRGETALAKVLWSRAVQMRAWAGHGPGREE from the coding sequence ATGAGGGCAgcacaagataggcaaaagagttatgccgacttgAGGAGAAGTGACATTGAATTTGCGGTAGGAGATAAGGTATTACTCAAGGTTTCACCCATGAGAGGAGTTGTGAGATTTGGGAAAAGAGGCAAgttgagccaaaagttcattggtcCTTATAAGATATTGAATAGAGTCGGGGAAGTGGCCTACCGTTTAGCACTTTTCCCGGCCTTGGACCGAGTGCACAACGTCTTTCATGTGTCTCAATTGCGTAAATACGTAAGTGACCCTTCACACGTACTTGAGGCGGACATGATAAAGTTGGATGATGCCTTAACATATGTAGAAACACCCAAAGAGATCCTCGACCGAAAGATAAAGAAGACAAGACGTGGGGAGACGGCATTGGCAAAAGTATTGTGGTCTAGAGCTGTTCAAATGAGAGCTTGGGCCGGACATGGGCCGGGCCGTGAAGAATAA